From Oreochromis niloticus isolate F11D_XX linkage group LG15, O_niloticus_UMD_NMBU, whole genome shotgun sequence:
tgggtcatttgacccagtggtttgagtttttgtcttttgatgTAATTTTGTATTATCgttatgtttaagttcattttGTTAGTGGCGAGTTTATTCTATATTTTGAATTGTCTAGGTGAATTGTCTAGCTTTCCTAATAGTTGTTGTCTATTATGTTCCCcttgtttctttttcctctaTGTCCCTCTTGGTGTGTtcagtgtttatgtgtgtattCTTGTGTCTTGTTTCCCCTTCTCTGTTCCCATGTGTTtcattccttgtgtttcattcCATGTTCACCCTGCCTATCATGTTTATCCATGATCCATGTTCTCTCCTGTCCCCTTTCTCTCTCATGCTCCCTCGCCCTCTCTTGTCCTCTCTCTGCCCCTTGTGCTCCCTAgctgcctctctctctgtctctctctctttagtTTCTTGTAATTCCGCAGTTTAACtcagaaaacacagcttttGTTGCTCAATGGAAAATACTACCAAACTAAAGTCCCACCTCTGAGTCTACATTTTTGTCCTGTCCTACCTGCTTTAAATTCTACACGACAATTAGACTAAAGAATGTTTTACTACCTCAAATATCTAATAGTACCTGTTAACATTTTACTGTGGCAGTTATTATTAATAACTTTGGATTCATGGAAATCGTTTTACACAAGTTGTCCTATGTTGTccgaaatgaaaaaaacaacaacaacaaagacaacaaaaaaagttgttttcccattgtatgtttttaaaaaaaaaaaatttcttctttacatgttgtctttttaaaataaacaggaaTTAATGTGAGCATGTCAGTCACCTTAGACAAGGAATATATAACAGATTATAATAATAAATCGAGTTCTGCGTACAGAAAGCTTGAATCAGAAATTAATTCTGTGGTAAGTTTTTTTTAGCACCATATCaagttatattatttattattctttaaTGCTAATGTCATTATTGATATCTTTTCCAGTTAAAGGCCCAGTATAGTGATATAAAGGGGTTTATCCAAGCCTTTGTGACAGGATTCAGGTATAGTAATTCAGgaattaacaaaagaaaaaaatgaaataggaGTTAGAACTGATTTTACATCATAACGTCGGCTTCTGTTTGTTCTTATAGAAAGGGAAGCATTATCATCGACTTTGTTGTTGAGGGAACACAAGTTGATATGAACGAAATGGCTAAAGCAAATAAAAACTTCACAAATGCCATAGTTTCTGTGGCCCCTGTCATCAGCTCAGTTACTGCACAAGTCATtagtaagtaaaaaaaaaattaaattaatttttgctTAAATTGATTGAGTTACTAACtcacctttatttttttacacaagGTTCATCTTCAATCCAAACTCCTGCTGAGACTTATACTGGtgaaaacatgatgctgatatGTGGACCCAATAGCACTGAGAATATTGACATTGGACCAATTTCTGGTTCTGTTTGGAAATTGAATGACCTTGAGATCATGTCTAGCAGGTTTAAAATAGTCAATCAGTCCAAGCTAATAGTTAACAATGTCATTCCTGAAGATGCTGGTAAGTCAAAGCtaatttcattttaataataGTTGTTATCCCCAAATAGCTGTTACCAAGTTACCTCATACCAAGTCTGCATTTCACATATTAATAATGggaaatgtgtattttatttaaaaccaTAACAAAGTGTACCTGGCTGAATTTGCTTTTTCAGGCTGATGGGGACAAAATCTTATTTCTGCATAGCCATCATGTCTACATTAACAATTTTATATCCGTTGCTATCTGTTTTGTATAGTATGGTATTGTAATCACCAATGCATGCTTCTCTTAATCACAGGACGATATGAATGTATTCTGAATGGGACAAACTTGTTTTTCATTCAAACGGGAGTTGTAAAAGACGGTCAGATCAAACAAGCTCCCAATATCCAACTACAGAGTGAAATTCATGTGTACTGCAAAGTGGGACAGACACAACCACTTCAGTGTTGTGTGCAACCCCCTTATAACGTGAACTGGTATAATGGTTCAACACTGTTACCTTCTAGTAAGTAAGAGCAGTTGCTGAACACTCCACAGTCAATCTAAGCTGGGACAACAGCTATCAACAATGTCACATTGATAACAATGTTAAATGTTCacagaaaatgctgaaaaaaacTGCATCACATATgattatgaaataaaaaactgcaGTGGCTCACAGGAAGTTTTTTGTAAGGTTAATGAATCAGTAGGTTATGAAAAGACAacaaaactgacattttttactGAAGGTAAGAGCAATGTTTGTAAATAtcaaacattattattattattgttatttcttcttcttcttcttcttgttcttcttcttcttcttattattattattagtagtagtagtatttttCTGCTTTGCTGTTCTAAAAAACTAATTTGTTGATGATTACAAGCTATTAAGTGCAATGACACTGAGTATGGGGCTGGAAAAGAAGGTGACACAGCAATCAAAAGCTGTAATGAAGGTCAAGAGGGGAACAAGACTGCAAAATGCCAGCAAACAGGACAGTGGAAACTTTTGGAGGACAGCTGTGTCATAATAATAATCAGTCATTTATTTGTTGCTTCACAAGTAAGTGACCTAGAAATATACAAAACTGTTCAGTGTATGAAAAGGAATACTAATAATGCACCTTGAGGGATCTGGGGACTGGAGCACACTTAAATGGATATGTAGGTGAAGAGAACAGAAGTGATGTTTGGTAGTTGTGGTGTTTAGGTGAGATGgattttgtgaaaaaaatggaaatgacTGTGGTGAACATATACTTGAAGAAGAGGGAAGAACATATCTTAACATATCTGCTGGACAGAAGAGTACAAGAAGACTTATTTGTAGGACGACAAAGTAcaggaaaatatttttaaaaagaggttaGCAAAGAAAAAGTGAGTCTGGGGAATGACACAAATAGAAAGCTGTACTGGGAAGGTAGaagtcagtgcgccccagggcagctgtggctgcaatgtagcttgccatcaccagtgtgtgaatgtgtgtgtgaatgggtggatgactgaatgtagtgtaaagcgctttacttagtctctaaggaccccaaagcgctatacaaatacaggccatctttttttttttcaagtacaAGGTGGTAAAGAAAAAGTTTTATAATGAGCTAAGTGAGGCTGGACACTATATAAGGAGAAAATGCATTGTTTTTCTGTGCTAACATTGAGAGTGTGTTTAGAAGATGGAAAGAGTAATTTAAGGAGCtgataaatgtataaaatgagAGATGGTGGAGGACAGATGGATGACAGTTGGTGAATTAGGAAGTGCAGATAATTAATAATAGCACAGTACATGAAAGGTGCAGCTTAGGTTGagtggtttggagacaaagctgaaaaagacccccaaaaaacccaataCTGAATTATGCATAACTTGTGCTGTGATTGCATCTCTGACTGTTGATTTACTGGCAGGAAATTGAGTTCTGTGTCACCCACATATACCTCCAGAATCAGGATAGGGGATTTTGTTCCCTATTTTATGATGTGTACTTGTGCTTATTCTCTGTTGATACTTCTTTTGTATTACAATGATTTATATATTACAATGATATTATAATGATGTATATGTTGAAAATACTTTCAACATATACATGGCTTGTATTAAGGCAGACAACCTAAATATTACTGTTTTCTAAAGGTTCTTCAGCTGTAGCCTCAAACGAAACTGAATTTTAAACTGAATAACAAAGCAGCAAGTTTTGCAGATGTGTGGCCTGAAAGTTCAATTAAATACTGTTTGCAAAATGCATTTAATGAATGTTTGGTTCAACATTGATCAGGAAAAGCTCATTTAAATGCTGACCAAATGCTGATCACAATCTGCTTCtgtgttttcatcttttttattctttttcaggACTTAAATGTCAAAGATGTTCCAAATTTTGTGGCAAAACTGCGTGGAACTGTCATGAAtgattcaaataaaataacaaattcaTCTGCAACAATATCAACAATTGTTAACATCCTAAATAACATTGCAAATGTTTCCAGtaatgtcagtgaaactgtcaTTAAGGTAAATCTTGCCGTCTATATTTGTAACTCCTCAGGAAAAGATCTGACGATGaaggtttctttctttttttctctttttgtgggGTTGTTCCCTAATAATATAACATCTCTTCATCTACAGGATGTACTAAACACAGTTGATCTCATCATTGGTGATAATGTGAAACATTCTTGGGAATTTCTgaatggaaaaaacaacaatgcCAGCTCACAATTACTAGGTTCACTGGAAACACTCACCAGTGGACTGGGTGATATATTTTCCATAGAGACTCACTCGATCATACTCAACAGAACCACATTCAATAACTCATTCAATAACAATCTGAATTCCGACCTTTCCATAGAAATTCCAAATACCAACATTTTCAATGTCTTTATTACTACAGTGACTTTTCCTACCCTTTATTATGTAATGCCAACAAGGAACTCCACTTTTGACATCAGTGTCATCAACAACAATAACACCAACGGCAATGGAGCAGTTGAAATTAACAATGTAATCAATGCTGTTGTGGTGCTTGTCAAAATAAACGCAACCATTCCAAATGTTACTCTGAGCTACAGAAAGCTAAACAGCTCTCTGTCACAAAACCCACAATGTGTCTTCTGGAATTTCACTCTTTTTAATGATCTTGGTGCTTGGGATGACAAAGGGTGTACATTTGTTTCTGATGAAAATGACAAAGTAACCTGCCACTGTAACCACTTGACATCATTCTCAATCCTGATGTCAACTGACATCCCTCTACAATTTGTAAAAGTGTTAGATGTAATAACTTATATTGGTGTAGGGATATCTTTGGCAAGTTTAGTTATATGTCTCATGATTGAAGGATGTGTTTGGAAAGCCATTACCAGAAACAGTACTGCATTAATGCGTCATGTTTCCATCATTAACACTGCCCTTTCTCTGCTCATTGCGGACATCTGTTTCATCATTGGTGCCGCTATTTCTAAGAACCCCAGTGAAAACCCTGAAAAGAACTATAAAATTCCAGTTGGACCATGTACCACAGCAACATTCTTCATGCACTTTTTCTACCTAGCTCTGTTCTTCTGGATGCTTGTCTCAGCCCTTCTTCTCTTCTACCGGACAGTTATGATCTTCTCCCATATGCCTAAGTCAACCATGCTGGCCATTGGCTTCAGCATAGGCTATGGCTGCCCTTTGATTATAGCTGTGATTACTGTTGCTGTCACAGCTTCTGGAAATGGATACATAAGGGAAAATGAAACTTGTTGGCTTAACTGGAACACGACAAAGACCCTGCTTGCTTTTGTGATACCTGCTCTGACCATAGTTGTTATCAACATTTTGATAGTCATTGTGGTCTTGTTCAGGATAATGAGAACAGGTGTCGGAGATACTTCCCAAAGAGATGAAAAGCATACCTTGGTTGTCATTATAAGATGTGTGGCTATTTTGACTCCTTTATTTGGACTAACTTGGTCCTTGGGAGTGGGAACTATGCTATCTCCAACAACTCTAGGAATCCACATTGCCTTTGCATTTTTCAATTCACTACAGGTGAATGGAAATATAAGGcagtacatttttttaaaaacgttttgataaaatattttttcaatgtatgtatgtgtgtatgtatgtatttatttatttatttatttatttattttagggtTTCTTCATTTTAGTGTTTGGGACACTATTTGATTCAAAGGTatgctgattaaaaaaaaaaatcttgtacAATACCTGTACAGAAGGAGCATTGAGACCTTAATGTAACAGCATTAGCAGTTCATGGAAGTCTGTGGAATTTACCATGtgataaatttaaaaataataataataataatttctttaaacattttttttttcagtatttccaAAATTCTAAATAAGTTTTCACAAGGTTATGATTTTGCTTATCTCTGTAGATTCGTGCTATCCTCTCAGGGCAAGTGGCTACACCAAACACTAGCTCTAATATAACAAGGGTATGTGTTACACAGTTATCTGCTATTTAATCAGTAGTCCTGCAAATTGTTATGAAACTAACTATATCAAAGCAAAATATAATATTGTAAAAGAACTGTGAACATGCATTTTATTGAATCTGCTAACTTTTCCACTTCATTCTGTGTTTCTACTGAAGATCACAAGTCATGACATTTCTACTTTCAGAGGAATGGATTTAATAAATTGGCTCAGAGGGAGACAATGTAAGCTGTTTTCcattaaacattttgttttttctttaatcagCTGAATTATCaacattttgctttttgtcTTTCAGACATATACCACGTTTCAGAGGCTGTAAACTCAAGCCATAGTGCTGCATGTGAGTCATTCATGCATGTCTGAATGGTTGCAATTAATGGATTCCTTTGTGTTAAAACTAGTATAGCCCAGCACTGAGAAAGCAAGTATAATTCGTCCGATACGTAAAGTTCAGTTGCATGATACTATAAATAAGACTTTGAAACAGTTTCATTAGGAGTTTGCACTTGTTACTTCTTGtagcagtttttacagcattTAGCATCAGTAAAGGTGCACAAGCATCACAGCAGGTACTAAGCAGCTTCTATGAAATTGTACTCTATATTATACACTCTGTTGTAAAATGTTTCCAGTTGTCATTTTAATTGCATTATGTTATTTTCTCATTAAAAACTTGCCATCAATGCCTCTATTTAATTTCTTGTTTTTGGTTATCAGTGATGTTTGCCATTTGCATAGCCTATGTTGAGAAATTTTCTGAGAGGGTCAGAAATAAAACAAcctcaaaaaaataaacaaaatcaaatcaaaaaggCAGGCTTCAaggaataattttttttaaattcatgttGTAATAAATGGTCATTTGTACAAACAGTTTGAAAAATTAGATAAATTTAGCTATATGTTAATAAATTAACACACAACGAACATGTATAAAAATTCACCTATTTTTGGTGGGGTTATTGCTATTGTGAAAAAGATCTTTCCTAATTTAGAACAGAATATACCTGTGGATTGCTGGTATTGCTAATGATGTTTCCAGAGTCCATACTGTTTTAGTTATAAAGCATCCGCCTTTACAAAGTAAATACTAATAAAAAGCACATTCTAGAAAGacaaggtttattttttttttatttcttgtggTTGTAAAGCTCCTTAATGCTTAGCTGTTAACTCTGAATAAATATCCACTGAATGATTAGTAGTGCTGAATTACTACAGGAATTATGACTTGTCAATAAGTGAGGAAGAAAGGGGTGACAGCTATAGAAATAAGTTTGTCAGCATTATAAACATTTTGTATATTTCAGCTCAACTAAGGCCTAAAATATCACTgaattttagcagaattgctaAAACATAGAGAACCCAAGTAAAGAGATacaattaaaatattacactttattATGTTTGCATCTGAGAAACATAATCTAGTAATGCATATATCCAACCAACAGAAATGAttccaaaaaaagagaagaaccTGTCTGTCTATAGCTTCTTGTTTCTCCTGTCAATCAAAGTGGACCTGCCttaaattttagatttccaTGTGGAAACTGCATAGTAAACACCTTAGCTTTCATACTGTTTACAGTCTGATGCAATGACATCATCCAGCAAACACCTCTTCTATTAAAGGTGTGAGTGACTATGAGTCCCTCAGGTGTTACACAGAGAGATTGTCTTTTCCCCAAGGTGTGTTGTATGTGCAAACAAAAGTATTACTCAATAACAAtaagttttttttacatgtgaAATGTTTTAACAGTTCtacagtagaaaaaaaatctagcaACAGCAGAGACATGAAATGCTGCCATAAGTGTAAGTGTCAGTGTTATTTCAGTTTCAGgatgtgaagaaaaacacaagagaaacacaagggaagaaaaacacaagagaACTCTAAATTATTTACTCACAGATCCATAGATAGATccatagatttttaaaaaaaatcaacaagttAGTTGATTTCAGGTGAAAACACTGACTTGGCCATTAGGTTTTGTATTAGATAATCTTTCCCTCATTGAGTTAATGGACTGCTGACCTTTTTTTCTGCTCTAAAACTCTTGAACTGACCTAAACTATGATACTACTTCCACAATATATTACAGTTGAAATGAGGTTCTGACATTATTGTGCAAGATATGATAGTGTCCTAGACGCTAATGTATAGACACACTCAAAGTTTCTTCAGAAATGTTCTTTTCTAGTTAATGTAAATGCTGTTTAAGCATCCAAAACAAAAGCACTTTTTAAACTACCATTTCTCAGTTAATTTTAGTggtatagaaaaaaaagaaaaaaaaaccatgtcGTGATCCAGCAGCATCTCCTTGTGCTCATAGTGTCAAAAGTTTGTCAGTGAAACCTATTTTAAAGTGACAACCATTTGTTTCTGAGGATATAGGCAGtgattttctctgtgctttgacagaaaaaaaacataaaaaacatgcCAATACACCACAGTCCAGGTCTGGACCCAAATGCTGTCCCATTCAGACCGGGACCTACAACCAAAACAGATTTAAAACCTGACCGGGTTCAGCGTCTGAAGAAATGTGATACCACTTAGCCAATCAACTCTGTGCATTTGGGGTAAACACTGGGACTCTTCAGTGTCAATGGCACttttataaatgaaaaaaacagtagaaagaagaagaagacactATGGTGTGAAGACGTGTTTCCCGGGGCTCCGCAAAGCAGtgacaaaaatattattttaagacACATCTGCACTTTCTATATCAGCCTTGTGGGCTCTAAGTAGCCCTTTTTGCTGCTGGGTGcccgttttttttttagtttttttttttagttttttactcTTGGAGGTCGGGAAACCTGCTTTTGACAACTTCTGAGAAAGGCCGCATCTGAGGCCTCGGAGTTTCCTTCCTGGTTGGCTGTGGTGGCTGCAGCAGTAGCGTCCGGTTTTGCTATCTTCATGGCCTTTCCCTCACATATCTGGCTCCAGGAACGACAGCTTCCCTTGCATTCTGTCACCAGTGAGGGCTATGGGTGGGCCGCGTGAGGACAATCAAGTTCTTTCACTAAAAGTCCCACCATttgcctcttctttttttttttgcataatggGAGATAAGAGGAAGCAACGGAGAAAACGGGGCCAGGCTGATGCGGGTGATTCACAGAGCCCGGAGCTGGGACGCGACTCTCAACGTGACGCGGCTATCACGGAGAGCAGCTACAAGCAGGGTGCGGGCGCACCGCTCAGCAAAGCCACATTTACCAGAGCATTGGAGGTTTTGAAACGGGACATCTGCAACAAGCTTGACTGCAAGATTGATACAGTTACCCATACACTGCGGTCAGAAATATCATCTGTGAAGGCTGAGTTTAAAGCTGCAATAACCACCTTACAGGCCACCATTAATGCTCAAGGGACCACCATTAAAGATTTGGAGCTTTCAGCTACAACCTGCAGTGACGACCTGACTTCTCTTCAATCTGCTGTAAGTGTCCTAACGGAGGAGTTCAGACAACTGCAAGCTAAATGTGAGGATTTAGAAGGAAGGTCAAGGCGGAATAACATTCATCTTATTGGCGTCCCCGAGGGTTTGGAGACATCTAACCCTAGGGAGTTTATTTCCCATCTCCTGCTAGTTCGGCCTGTTCTATCCTGCGGAACTGAGGGTGACACTTCCAGATGGAGCTGTACGTAAGTTTACTGATCCTGCGTCTGCCACGGACTTTGCCAATAAGATCCTGGGGGGCCCTGCCTCTCAATACACATAAGTGTCTTAGCCCATTAGGCTGATATGTCCATCTTGGTTAACTTctgtgaaatattttattttattttttttcactgtattttatttatttattttttttatggtattttattttatttattttttttaagtaacatacTTATGTTTATTTGAGGTGAGCTTGATTTATAGGATCTGTCTTGATTTGTCTTGTATTGTAAGGAGCTTGAACTCAACTGGGACTTTGAATGGTTGGGAGGAAGTGCTCAGAGGTGTGTTTGGTGGGGGGTGCGCGCATCTTGTTCGGGAAGATGCTTCAGCATTTAGGGGGAAGTTTGGGTgttctttaaatattaataacCAACAAGCAGGTCACCCGTTTAAGTTCTGTAGCTGGAATTGTAAAGGCCTGAACCAGCCTATTAAAAGGAGCAAGGTCCTTCATCATTTGCAATTTTTGGGCGCCCAGATTGTGTTTTTACAAGAAACACACCTAAAAatttcagatcattttagacTTCGTAAGGGGTGGGTGGGCCAACTGTATCACTCTACATTTAAATCCAAAGCTCGTGGTGCTGCCATTTTAATACACAAATCAGTGCCATTTGTTTCTTCTAATGTTATAGCAGACCAGAATGGTAGATTCATTATTGTGAGTGGTAGTATTTTGAACACTAAATTCATTTTTGCCAACATCTATGCTCCCAATTGGGACgatccaaacaaaaaaaacaaaaaaaaacaaaaagaaaaagcaccagttccctattggtgttaagTGAACCATGTTGACcaataaaaaaattatatggcaacatgtggcatttggttgtttaggaggAGGGGGACATTTATctcaatcggaggtcactaaaatcagtGTTGAATTGGTGTAACTTTGCTGAAACAATCTCGgactgtagttttctctggtcccctccccaatcagaccaggagtgactaGCCACATGTTCACCTTAAATTGTTGGAGCAATTTAAGGTGATTGAGTGGTGTCTGAAAACCAATGTGGGATTTACAGATAATTGGGAAAGTTTCTAGAGGAATCCTGGTCTTGTTAAGAGAGA
This genomic window contains:
- the LOC100703569 gene encoding adhesion G protein-coupled receptor F5 isoform X1, encoding MGMVISSNTLAIFALLSTLILETGNIRKCSSLVLQENHEAEQFHPSTRQRRNVPATVYEYLISLEVNTTNMDQLRNTLKTFAYPAKISSQINVSDVDITTDFTRCPLTTTSPSTGINVSMSVTLDKEYITDYNNKSSSAYRKLESEINSVLKAQYSDIKGFIQAFVTGFRKGSIIIDFVVEGTQVDMNEMAKANKNFTNAIVSVAPVISSVTAQVISSSSIQTPAETYTGENMMLICGPNSTENIDIGPISGSVWKLNDLEIMSSRFKIVNQSKLIVNNVIPEDAGRYECILNGTNLFFIQTGVVKDGQIKQAPNIQLQSEIHVYCKVGQTQPLQCCVQPPYNVNWYNGSTLLPSKNAEKNCITYDYEIKNCSGSQEVFCKVNESVGYEKTTKLTFFTEGLKCQRCSKFCGKTAWNCHE
- the LOC100703569 gene encoding uncharacterized protein LOC100703569 isoform X2 — encoded protein: MGMVISSNTLAIFALLSTLILETGNIRKCSSLVLQENHEAEQFHPSTRQRRNVPATVYEYLISLEVNTTNMDQLRNTLKTFAYPAKISSQINVSDVDITTDFTRCPLTTTSPSTGINVSMSVTLDKEYITDYNNKSSSAYRKLESEINSVLKAQYSDIKGFIQAFVTGFRKGSIIIDFVVEGTQVDMNEMAKANKNFTNAIVSVAPVISSVTAQVISSSSIQTPAETYTGENMMLICGPNSTENIDIGPISGSVWKLNDLEIMSSRFKIVNQSKLIVNNVIPEDADSCYPLRASGYTKH
- the LOC112841633 gene encoding uncharacterized protein LOC112841633, coding for MGGPREDNQVLSLKVPPFASSFFFCIMGDKRKQRRKRGQADAGDSQSPELGRDSQRDAAITESSYKQGAGAPLSKATFTRALEVLKRDICNKLDCKIDTVTHTLRSEISSVKAEFKAAITTLQATINAQGTTIKDLELSATTCSDDLTSLQSAVSVLTEEFRQLQAKCEDLEGRSRRNNIHLIGVPEGLETSNPREFISHLLLVRPVLSCGTEGDTSRWSFAAGCPSSLMPLLPESQKIPLCCRPYAAAVQR